The proteins below are encoded in one region of Firmicutes bacterium HGW-Firmicutes-1:
- the hydE gene encoding [FeFe] hydrogenase H-cluster radical SAM maturase HydE — protein MKELIDKLYVNNSLTREELRRLLDNIKEEDIAYLQEKAIETRKTHYGTKVFMRGLIEFTNFCARDCIYCGIRKSNKAADRYRLSKEQILECCQIGHDLGYKTYVLQGGEDPYYTDERVIDLIESIKAEFPECAITLSIGEKSYESYKKFYDAGADRYLLRHETNSRHLYEALHPDMSYDNRIRCLDDLKKIGFQVGAGFMVGLPGQTNEDFINDLFYLKELDPEMVGIGPFISQKDTPLSDEKSGTADMTCILLSIIRLMIPKVLLPATTALGSIDKKGRELGIKSGANVVMPNLSPTNVRDKYALYDGKICTGDEAAHCRHCIEGRIRSVGFEVDMSRGDHTDYHK, from the coding sequence ATGAAAGAATTAATAGATAAACTATACGTAAATAATTCTTTAACGAGAGAAGAATTGCGAAGGTTACTTGACAATATTAAGGAAGAAGACATTGCATATTTACAAGAAAAAGCTATAGAAACACGAAAAACTCACTATGGAACCAAAGTGTTTATGCGTGGATTAATTGAATTTACGAACTTCTGCGCAAGGGATTGCATTTATTGCGGTATTAGAAAATCAAATAAAGCAGCAGATCGTTATAGACTTTCTAAAGAACAAATACTAGAATGCTGTCAAATAGGACATGACTTAGGCTACAAGACATACGTACTTCAAGGTGGAGAAGACCCATATTATACTGATGAACGAGTAATAGATTTAATTGAAAGCATTAAGGCTGAATTCCCTGAATGTGCAATTACTTTATCTATTGGAGAAAAGTCTTACGAAAGCTACAAGAAGTTCTACGATGCAGGTGCTGATAGATACTTACTTAGACATGAAACAAATTCTAGACATTTATATGAAGCACTACATCCAGACATGTCTTATGATAACCGTATTAGGTGCCTAGATGATTTGAAGAAAATTGGTTTCCAAGTAGGTGCTGGCTTCATGGTTGGACTACCAGGCCAAACCAATGAAGACTTTATCAATGATTTGTTTTACTTGAAAGAGTTAGATCCAGAAATGGTTGGAATAGGTCCGTTTATTTCACAGAAGGATACACCATTAAGCGATGAAAAGTCAGGTACTGCAGATATGACATGCATTTTACTTTCAATCATACGATTGATGATTCCAAAGGTATTGCTACCAGCTACCACAGCTCTTGGCTCAATCGATAAAAAAGGCAGGGAACTTGGAATTAAGTCGGGTGCCAATGTAGTTATGCCGAACTTATCACCTACAAATGTTAGAGATAAGTATGCATTATATGATGGGAAAATTTGTACGGGTGACGAAGCTGCTCATTGCAGACATTGTATTGAAGGCAGAATTCGCTCAGTTGGCTTTGAAGTAGACATGAGTCGAGGAGACCACACGGATTATCATAAATAA
- a CDS encoding GNAT family N-acetyltransferase yields the protein MIYYRCFTEGKNEMITLRQAINQEELEKAFKIRKTVFVIEQGVSEEIEYDGNDNKAIHILAYEGEQPVGCARMLPMEHGVKIGRVAVLKPYRGKGIGQNMCDSLTYIAREMKIEYVYLHAQASAKSFYEKIGFTVAGDGFYEADILHYKMEKTL from the coding sequence ATGATTTACTATAGATGTTTTACAGAAGGAAAAAATGAAATGATAACCTTGAGACAAGCAATAAACCAAGAAGAACTTGAAAAAGCATTTAAAATAAGGAAAACAGTTTTTGTCATTGAACAGGGTGTAAGTGAAGAAATTGAATATGACGGAAATGACAATAAGGCAATACATATTCTTGCGTATGAAGGTGAACAACCAGTTGGATGTGCAAGAATGTTACCTATGGAACATGGTGTAAAAATTGGTAGAGTTGCTGTTCTTAAGCCTTATAGAGGCAAAGGTATAGGCCAAAATATGTGTGATTCTTTAACATATATTGCAAGAGAGATGAAAATTGAATATGTTTACCTACATGCACAAGCAAGCGCAAAGTCCTTTTATGAGAAAATTGGATTTACAGTAGCAGGTGATGGCTTTTATGAAGCTGATATACTACATTATAAGATGGAAAAAACACTATAA
- a CDS encoding uridine kinase — protein sequence MNNTIIIGIAGGTGSGKTTLVKKLKEELGDEVLTLTHDHYYKANSHLPIEERALLNYDHPNSFDTESFVNDLLKLKAGLPIERPCYDFSQHTRSNEIVIEVPTKVIIVEGILIFENIELRNIFDIKVFVDTDADVRIIRRLLRDVKERGRELDTVISQYLNTVKIMHEEFVEPSKKHADIIIPQGGYNKVACSMLLDKIRVLLIDK from the coding sequence ATGAATAATACAATCATTATTGGAATCGCAGGTGGAACAGGTTCAGGCAAAACAACATTAGTAAAAAAGCTTAAGGAAGAGCTAGGTGATGAAGTATTAACCTTAACGCATGATCACTATTATAAAGCGAATAGTCACTTACCCATTGAAGAAAGAGCATTATTAAATTATGACCATCCTAATTCCTTCGATACAGAAAGCTTCGTAAATGATTTATTAAAGTTAAAAGCAGGTTTACCAATTGAAAGACCCTGTTATGATTTTTCGCAGCATACAAGATCCAATGAAATTGTAATAGAAGTACCTACAAAGGTTATTATCGTTGAGGGTATTTTAATTTTTGAAAATATCGAATTAAGAAACATCTTCGATATTAAAGTTTTTGTTGATACAGATGCAGATGTAAGAATTATCAGAAGGCTTCTTCGAGATGTTAAGGAAAGAGGAAGAGAGCTGGACACAGTAATCAGTCAGTACTTAAATACTGTAAAAATAATGCATGAAGAATTTGTAGAACCCTCCAAAAAGCATGCAGATATCATTATTCCTCAAGGCGGTTATAATAAAGTAGCATGCTCCATGTTATTAGATAAAATTAGAGTTCTATTAATTGATAAATAG
- a CDS encoding tRNA 2-thiocytidine(32) synthetase TtcA: MSTISGSGCELLRPLSDRKPLEEIERSLIKTYRSQIWSKFVKAIKEFKLIEKGDRIAVGISGGKDSLLMAKLFQEIQRHGKIPFELEFIVMDPGYYITNKELLENNCEYLNIPIRIYESGIFKVVDKIANDYPCYMCAKMRRGFLYAKAQELNCNKLALGHHFNDVIETTLMNVLYAGSFQTMLPKLKSLNFEGLELIRPLYYVEEEHIKNFTVNAGLSPLNCGCVVAAKKTSSKRREIKDLIKQLKETSEDVDKCILKAAHNVNLNCIVGWKKDGQKHSYIDEYEEIK; this comes from the coding sequence ATGAGTACAATTAGTGGAAGTGGTTGTGAGCTTCTCAGACCCTTAAGTGATAGAAAACCACTAGAGGAAATTGAAAGAAGTCTTATTAAGACATATAGGTCCCAAATATGGTCTAAGTTTGTGAAGGCAATTAAAGAGTTTAAGTTGATCGAAAAAGGCGATAGAATTGCAGTAGGTATCTCAGGTGGAAAAGATAGTTTACTTATGGCAAAATTATTTCAAGAAATTCAAAGACATGGTAAGATCCCTTTTGAGCTTGAATTTATAGTAATGGATCCAGGATATTATATTACCAATAAAGAGCTACTTGAAAACAATTGTGAGTATTTGAATATTCCAATTCGTATTTATGAATCTGGAATTTTCAAGGTTGTTGATAAAATAGCCAATGACTACCCGTGCTACATGTGTGCTAAAATGCGTAGAGGTTTTTTATATGCCAAGGCTCAAGAATTAAATTGTAACAAGCTAGCATTAGGACATCATTTTAATGATGTAATTGAGACAACACTGATGAATGTTTTATATGCTGGTTCCTTCCAAACAATGCTCCCTAAGCTAAAGTCTCTTAATTTTGAGGGGTTAGAACTTATAAGACCTTTATATTATGTTGAAGAGGAGCATATTAAGAATTTTACTGTTAATGCGGGCTTATCTCCATTGAACTGCGGTTGTGTTGTTGCAGCTAAAAAAACCTCGAGTAAACGTAGAGAGATCAAAGATTTAATCAAACAGCTTAAGGAAACATCAGAAGATGTTGATAAATGTATATTAAAGGCTGCTCATAATGTGAATTTAAATTGTATTGTGGGATGGAAAAAAGATGGGCAGAAGCATTCTTATATCGATGAATACGAAGAAATCAAATAA